A single region of the Neodiprion pinetum isolate iyNeoPine1 chromosome 5, iyNeoPine1.2, whole genome shotgun sequence genome encodes:
- the LOC124218685 gene encoding contactin → MVGLWLQVALVTTWVILVAAQDLGDGELIYRCPQYWIRHQESCYRFIKSPLRARAEARKNCQAYQSDLVSVDSLEEHGFLMYQLQWQDPQHRRWYTGIRQQGGYWSNEPDGSQLVNMDNAFLPEPLDNVQGKDYLVYTFSNSLKRWGFEKVTGNEELLYICEASVVSMHNLVQDDRTYQYGIEINNPLRVPRGPYFIKQPVDTVFDLSKRKLTNDVTLSCLAGGFPTPTYEWFKEIYENDRLVANRINPLENSRYTVSGGTLIIYEPEQKGDPGSYHCKASNEFGTIVSESVVLSFGYILVFNLQRSQEKGDQNWGKAIYCDPPQHFPGVKYYWTRDYFPNFVEEDKRVFVSNDGALYFSALESIDQGNYSCNVQSVASDTGRNGPFFPLRVNPHSTFQQLTFTNNFPKVFPEAPVAGEEVQLECIAFGYPVPSYNWTRRGADLPRGAVYSNYNRVLIIPRVQVEDQGEYVCRASNNRASIENSVFLTIQAAPNFTIPLVDKHMDNRGDLTWTCEAFGIPDVDYKWFRNGEILDMYTLPLEDRDRYTIQDNVLSIRNLNPERDQAMYQCRARNQLRTKYSSGQLRVLSLKPSFKKRPMESETYAADGGNVTIVCNPEAAPRPKFVWKKDGNVIGSGGRRRMLENGNLIISPVSRDDEGMYTCIASNEYGTDETRGRVIVLRGPRFIESLYRRTITAVMRNLTLYCRAETEEILDVAYIWTHNGLRIRDKDLINNPRLQIDAGLLNLVNVTFADAGDYECIIKSAVGRISSRASVIVEGPPGPPGGVQVISVVKTSVTLQWTDGAFNGRPITMYSVGARTNWNETWFLLSENITAIEIDRYNGRKEAYLENVLNPHTTYEFRVSAINDLGIGDPSSPSPQYSTPSAKPGMAPINIGGGGGKIGDLTITWTPLKSSEQNGPGIYYKIYWRRKSEEIEFQSLALKEYGNTNMAVVHIPSEYYYTEYEVQVQAANDVGFGPLSEIVTIFSAEKMPLVAPQQVYARSYNSTSLNVTWLPIEETRERVHGKLIGHRLKYWKKDNAEEDAVYYLSRSKRPWALVVGLQPDTYYFVKVMVYNSAGEGPESERYLERTYRKAPQNPPSSVNVYGINPSTVKVVWRYVQPSLAEEPLIGYKIRVWEVDQDMSTANDTIVPVGSALEGYITNLSPGKAYHMRVLAFSNGGDGRMSSPEHTFQMGDPDTFRSSASKKILNTGLGVALLLLLRLINYI, encoded by the exons ATGGTTGGCCTTTGGTTGCAAGTCGCTTTGGTCACTACTTGGGTCATCCTTGTCGCTGCACAAGATCTAGGCGACGGAGAGTTGATATATCGATGTCCCCAGTACTGGATCAGGCACCAAGAGTCATGCTATAGATTCATAAAGAGTCCCTTGAGGGCTCGGGCAGAAGCTCGCAAGAACTGTCAGGCCTATCAGAGTGACCTGGTTAGCGTTGATTCTCTTGAGGAGCATGGGTTCCTCATGTATCAGTTGCAATGGCAGGATCCGCAGCATCGACGCTGGTACACAGGAATCAGACAGCAGGGTGGCTACTGGTCTAACGAACCAGATGGAAGCCAGCTTGTGAACATGGATAATGCGTTCCTGCCCGAGCCCCTGGATAATGTGCAAGGGAAGGACTACTTGGTTTATACATTCAGTAATAGCCTGAAAAGATGGGGATTCGAGAAGGTTACCGGGAATGAGGAGCTTTTGTACATATGCGAAGCTTCTGTTGTCAGCATGCACAATTTAGTCCAGGACGACCGTACCTACCAGTACGGCATTGAGATTAACAATCCCCTGAGAGTGCCACGCGGTCCTTACTTCATTAAGCAACCGGTCGACACCGTATTTGACTTGTCCAAAAGGAAGTTAACCAACGACGTCACTCTAAGCTGCTTGGCTGGTGGATTTCCAACACCTACTTACGAGTGGTTTAAAGAGATCTATGAGAATGATAGATTGGTTGCTAATAGGATCAACCCTTTGGAAAACAGTCGATACACTGTCAGCGGAGGAACTCTTATTATTTACGAACCTGAGCAG AAAGGAGATCCTGGATCCTATCATTGCAAGGCGAGCAATGAATTTGGCACAATTGTGTCAGAAAGTGTAGTGCTTTCTTTTGGATACATATTAGTGTTCAATCTGCAACGTTCCCAAGAGAAGGGTGATCAAAATTGGGGAAAAGCAATCTATTGCGATCCTCCTCAACATTTTCCTGGTGTCAAATATTATTGGACTCGTGATTACTTCCCCAACTTTGTTGAGGAGGATAAGCGTGTATTTGTTTCCAACGACGGTGCCCTTTACTTTTCTGCCTTGGAATCGATAGATCAAGGAAATTATTCATGTAATGTACAAAGTGTCGCATCAGATACTGGGAGAAATGGCCCTTTTTTCCCGCTCCGAGTCAATCCTCACT CTACATTTCAGCAGCTTACTTTCACCAACAACTTTCCCAAAGTCTTTCCTGAAGCTCCCGTAGCCGGGGAAGAAGTTCAGCTTGAATGCATCGCCTTTGGATA TCCAGTTCCATCTTACAATTGGACACGCAGAGGTGCTGATCTACCACGTGGTGCAGTTTATTCCAACTATAACCGTGTCCTAATCATTCCACGAGTCCAAGTAGAAGACCAAGGAGAGTATGTTTGCAGAGCATCAAACAACAGAGCCTCAATagaaaattcagtttttttaacCATACAAGCTGCTCCAAACTTTACAATTCCGCTGGTAGACAAACACATGGATAACAGGGGTGATTTAACGTGGACCTGCGAAGCATTTGGCATTCCTGATGTTGATTACAAGTGGTTTAGGAATGGTGAAATACTAGATATGTATACACTGCCACTTGAGGATAGAGATCGATACACCATACAAGACAATGTACTTTCAATAAGAAATCTCAATCCTGAGAGAGACCAGGCGATGTATCAATGTCGAGCAAGAAATCAGCTTCGAACAAAGTATTCTTCAGGTCAATTACGAGTCTTGT CACTGAAGCCATCTTTCAAAAAGAGGCCCATGGAGTCAGAAACATACGCGGCAGACGGTGGGAATGTTACGATAGTGTGCAACCCTGAAGCTGCGCCACGACCAAAGTTTGTATGGAAAAAAGATGGGAATGTTATTGGTTCTGGGGGAAGGAGGCGTATGCTTGAAAATGGAAACCTGATAATAAGTCCAGTTTCACGCGATGACGAGGGTATGTACACCTGCATAGCCTCGAATGAGTATGGAACAGACGAAACCCGGGGAAGAGTTATTGTACTTC GTGGCCCGAGATTTATTGAGAGTCTGTATCGCCGTACAATTACTGCAGTGATGCGGAACTTGACATTATACTGTCGCGCCGAGACTGAGGAAATCTTAGATGTTGCTTACATATGGACACACAACGGGCTACGAATAAGAGACAAAGATCTGATAAATAATCCACGGCTACAGATCGATGCTGGGCTTCTTAATTTAGTAAACGTGACTTTTGCCGATGCCGGCGACTATGAATGTATAATCAAAAGTGCAGTTGGTAGGATATCGAGTAGGGCAAGCGTTATTGTTGAAGGCCCACCAGGTCCGCCAGGAGGTGTACAGGTCATAAGTGTCGTCAAAACTTCGGTGACCCTTCAGTGGACTGACGGAGCATTTAATGGCAGACCTATCACTATGTATAGTGTTGGCGCAAGAACGAATTGGAATGAAACATGGTTTCTACTATCTGAAA acATAACGGCTATAGAAATCGATAGGTACAACGGGCGTAAAGAAGCATATCTTGAAAATGTTCTCAACCCGCACACAACCTATGAATTTCGCGTTTCAGCGATAAATGACCTAGGTATTGGCGATCCGTCAAGTCCGTCACCTCAGTACAGCACACCGTCCGCCAAGCCGGGAATGGCGCCGATTAACATAGGTGGCGGTGGCGGTAAAATCGGGGATCTGACAATAACCTGGACGCCATTGAAATCTTCGGAGCAAAACGGACCCGGGATATATTACAAGATTTATTGGCGTCGAAAGTCCGAGGAAATAGAATTCCAGTCTCTTGCGCTCAAGGAATACGGGAACACGAATATGGCGGTTGTGCACATTCCTTCGGAATATTACTACACAGAGTATGAGGTGCAAGTTCAAGCTGCCAACGATGTTGGTTTTGGACCGCTTTCCGAAATCGTGACAATATTCAGTGCTGAAAAGATGCCGCTGGTCGCTCCGCAACAGGTTTACGCGAGAAGTTACAACAGCACAAGTCTGAACGTCACCTGGTTGCCAATCGAAGAAACGCGAGAACGAGTCCATGGTAAATTGATAGGTCACAGGCTGAAGTACTGGAAAAAAGACAATGCGGAGGAGGATGCTGTGTATTATTTGTCGCGTTCGAAGCGTCCTTGGGCCCTTGTTGTTGGCTTGCAGCCTGACACCTACTATTTCGTCAAAGTAATGGTGTATAACTCCGCTGGTGAAGGGCCAGAGAGCGAACGTTACCTAGAAAGAACTTACCGCAAAGCGCCGCAAAATCCTCCCTCATCTGTCAACGTTTATGGCATCAATCCGTCCACTGTTAAAGTAGTTTGGCGTTACGTTCAGCCAAGTTTGGCGGAAGAACCGTTAATCGGATACAAAATCCGTGTGTGGGAAGTCGACCAAGATATGAGCACGGCCAATGATACAATAGTTCCAGTTGGTTCGGCACTCGAGGGATATATAACAAATCTTAGTCCTGGGAAAGCTTACCACATGAGAGTGTTGGCGTTCAGCAATGGAGGAGATGGACGGATGTCCAGTCCTGAGCATACTTTTCAAATGGGAGACCCAGATACGTTTAGGAGCTCGGCAAGCAAAAAGATTCTTAATACTGGTCTTGGTGTGGCATTGTTGCTCTTATTAAGATTAATCAATTACATATAG